A genomic stretch from Dehalococcoidales bacterium includes:
- the malQ gene encoding 4-alpha-glucanotransferase — protein MTPSTGSRSLHHLAGLYGIQSAYYDVKRRRQHAPVESLLTVLRSLGVPITGLQDVPFALRQRCQELWQRIVEPVLIAWDDTPFSIRIRIPSSLAGALLDCHIDLEGGEEVNWRQSGTEMPVLDHSEIEGVGYVVKQLGVPVRLPWGYHRFTIYLEGNHAESLIVSAPRQSYVPGGKDNSGMWGAFLPLYALYRDKGWGGGDYSDLEALVEWLAEMGGDVVATLPLLATFLDGICEPSPYLPASRQLWNEFYLDVNRIPELPRCSSAQAILKSAVFEKEITALRRLPLVDYRRQMALKRTVLEELCRFFFTESSGRLGDFQHFVDTNPIVESYARFRAAMERQGTSWRFWPEPLRSGVIRDNDYDEENRRYHLYVQWLAHQQIQHIAGKIQDKNLKLYLDLPVGVHPDSYDVWYNQNTFVSGASVGAPPDNVFTNGQNWGFPPLHPQRIREEGYRYIVACLRHNLRYAGVLRIDHVMGLHRLFCIPRGIEAGQGVYVRYRAEEFYAILSLESHRNRVIIVGEDLGTVPSYIRPAMGRHNFSRMYILHYELAADSPKGLHPVSSGAVTSLNTHDMPPFASLWQGLDIEERRRLGLLDSAGVNSEQDKLLRMKEALLSVLKDSGWLCGPEDDIYAIIKSSLSFLAASKARIVIVNLEDLWLETQPQNIPGTTGEHPNWRRRARYALGQFCQLPQVVDTLLTIGQLRKRRKYR, from the coding sequence ATGACGCCCTCCACTGGTAGTCGATCACTGCACCATCTCGCCGGTCTATACGGTATACAGTCGGCTTATTATGATGTGAAACGCCGCAGGCAGCATGCGCCTGTGGAATCCCTGCTGACGGTGCTTCGGTCTCTGGGGGTGCCTATCACCGGTCTACAGGATGTCCCGTTCGCGCTGCGGCAGCGATGCCAGGAGCTTTGGCAGCGGATAGTAGAGCCGGTCTTAATAGCCTGGGATGACACCCCGTTCTCAATCAGGATCAGGATTCCCTCGTCTCTCGCAGGGGCTCTTCTTGATTGTCATATAGATCTGGAGGGGGGTGAGGAAGTGAACTGGCGCCAGTCTGGAACCGAGATGCCCGTGCTGGATCACTCGGAGATAGAGGGAGTCGGCTATGTTGTCAAACAGCTTGGTGTGCCGGTAAGGTTACCCTGGGGATACCACCGGTTCACGATATATCTGGAGGGCAATCATGCCGAGTCCTTGATAGTCTCGGCACCCCGCCAGTCCTATGTTCCTGGAGGTAAGGACAATTCCGGGATGTGGGGAGCCTTCCTGCCTCTGTATGCCCTATACAGGGATAAAGGTTGGGGAGGGGGTGATTACTCCGATTTAGAAGCACTTGTAGAATGGCTGGCTGAAATGGGGGGGGATGTCGTAGCCACTTTGCCTCTTTTAGCCACGTTTCTGGATGGTATTTGCGAACCCAGTCCTTATCTTCCTGCCAGTCGGCAGCTATGGAATGAATTCTACCTGGACGTCAACAGGATACCTGAGCTCCCTAGATGTTCATCGGCACAGGCGATACTAAAGTCGGCTGTGTTTGAGAAAGAGATTACCGCCCTGCGCAGGCTGCCTCTGGTTGACTACCGCCGCCAGATGGCGCTGAAGCGTACCGTACTGGAGGAACTCTGCCGCTTCTTTTTTACTGAGTCATCCGGTCGCCTCGGTGATTTTCAGCACTTTGTCGATACTAATCCGATAGTCGAGAGCTATGCCCGGTTTCGTGCCGCTATGGAGAGACAGGGTACTTCGTGGCGATTTTGGCCGGAACCACTGCGCAGCGGTGTTATCAGAGATAACGACTATGACGAAGAAAACAGACGTTATCATCTATATGTGCAGTGGCTGGCCCATCAGCAGATTCAACATATTGCAGGGAAGATCCAGGATAAGAACTTGAAGCTTTATCTGGACCTGCCTGTCGGGGTCCATCCCGACAGTTATGATGTGTGGTACAACCAGAACACTTTCGTTTCAGGCGCCTCGGTTGGCGCGCCTCCGGACAATGTTTTTACCAACGGGCAGAACTGGGGGTTCCCTCCCCTGCACCCGCAGAGAATCCGAGAGGAGGGTTACCGTTATATAGTTGCCTGTCTACGCCATAACCTCAGGTATGCCGGAGTCCTTCGTATCGACCATGTGATGGGTTTGCATCGGCTTTTCTGCATCCCACGGGGTATAGAGGCCGGGCAGGGAGTATATGTACGTTACCGGGCCGAGGAGTTCTATGCGATACTATCGCTGGAATCGCATCGAAACCGGGTAATCATCGTCGGTGAAGACCTGGGTACGGTGCCATCATATATCCGGCCCGCCATGGGTAGGCACAACTTCTCCCGTATGTATATATTACATTACGAGCTTGCTGCTGATTCGCCGAAAGGGCTGCATCCGGTTTCCTCCGGTGCGGTAACCAGCCTTAACACACATGATATGCCGCCATTTGCCTCACTATGGCAGGGTCTGGATATCGAAGAACGTAGAAGACTCGGACTGCTGGACAGCGCAGGTGTAAACTCGGAGCAGGACAAGCTACTGCGAATGAAAGAGGCTCTGCTCTCTGTTTTGAAGGATAGCGGGTGGCTTTGCGGTCCGGAGGATGATATCTACGCCATTATCAAGTCCAGTCTGTCATTTTTAGCTGCCAGTAAGGCCCGGATAGTTATTGTTAATCTGGAAGACCTTTGGCTCGAGACACAACCACAGAACATACCCGGTACCACGGGAGAACATCCGAACTGGCGGCGCCGAGCACGATACGCTCTCGGGCAGTTTTGCCAATTGCCTCAGGTAGTTGATACACTACTAACTATAGGCCAGCTCCGTAAGCGGAGGAAATACCGGTAA
- the treS gene encoding maltose alpha-D-glucosyltransferase codes for MEAGDSKYFWRDADPLWYKDAIIYELHVRAFYDSNGDGIGDFPGLTEKIDYLQDLGVTAIWLLPFYPSPFKDDGYDVSDYTNIHPNYGTLRDFRILLREANYRGLRIINELVLNHTSDQHPWFQRARKAAPGNEKRDFYVWSDTWNKYKDARIIFKDFESSNWAWDPVAEAYYWHRFYSHQPDLNYDNPLVRQAMFKAIDFWLSLGVSGIRLDAVPYLYEREGTNCENLPETHAFLKELRQQIDQKHTNRMLLAEANQWAEDAVAYFGEGNECHMAYHFPLMPRMFMAIRMEDRFPIVDILQNTPSVPENCQWGLFLRNHDELTLEMVTDEERDYMYRVYAYDTQARINLGIRRRLAPLLNNDRKKIELMNGLLFSLPGAPIIYYGDEIGMGDNFYLGDRDGVRTPMQWSADRNAGFSRTNPQRLYLPVNIDPEYHYEAINVEAQQNNQDSLLWWMKRLIALRKRFRAFSRGNLQFLQPENRRVLAFLRCYGDETILVVANLSRLSQHTGLNLSEFIGKVPTEMFGQTEFPLIEGALYPITLSPYAFYWFSLRSVRPEQIDLSVSREGVPVTTLTLSRDFSDLYKSGQQMPLETVLLRYVRQRHWFAGKSRYARSGQIQDVIKVPGRTTTGYCFMFQVEYYEGEPETYFLPVALAWGENAGRVVAEFPQAVVAQLKRKEKEFEEKGVIYDALINPDFRDALLNAVDWRRRFKSDRGEAIAFRIPKVFRRIRGASGEVLESRLVKGEHTNTSVVYGERLKLKMFRRLEEGISPELEIGRFLTETERFDNTPPVAGFIEYHTSRGKPVTLGVFHKYVTNEGDAWQYTMDSLGRYFESALLHPAGEIPALSRGSLLDVTGQEMPSLITDTIGAYLVSAQLLGQRTAELHLTLASALEGQDFVPEPFSLTYQRSLYHGMRGFAKKVLWLLSRRLQYLPEETKMDAERVLRLENAIIGRFKEITRHKIDGMRIRCHGNYHLGHVLYTGDDFVIIDFEGESARRLGERKIKRSPLRDVAGMVRSFHYAAYVALQGQASTVVRPEDIPLLEKWAHAWYLCVSATYVKSYLDLMADTLIIPQNREDMKVIMDTYLLDKTIYELNYELNNRPKWVGLPLRGILQMLEPTDESVIPERKKPKE; via the coding sequence ATGGAAGCCGGTGATTCGAAGTATTTCTGGCGAGATGCTGACCCGCTATGGTATAAGGATGCAATCATCTACGAACTGCATGTCCGCGCCTTTTACGACAGTAACGGAGATGGTATCGGCGATTTCCCGGGGTTAACCGAGAAAATCGACTATCTTCAGGACCTGGGAGTCACTGCCATCTGGCTTCTTCCTTTCTACCCCTCTCCGTTCAAGGATGATGGTTACGACGTATCGGACTACACCAATATCCACCCTAATTACGGTACACTTCGTGATTTCAGGATACTGCTCAGAGAAGCTAATTATCGCGGCCTGCGCATTATTAACGAGCTAGTGCTTAACCACACTTCAGACCAGCACCCGTGGTTCCAGCGAGCCCGTAAGGCGGCACCGGGTAACGAAAAGCGTGATTTCTATGTTTGGAGCGATACCTGGAACAAATACAAGGATGCCCGTATCATATTCAAGGATTTCGAGTCATCGAACTGGGCCTGGGACCCGGTGGCAGAAGCCTACTACTGGCATCGTTTCTACTCACACCAGCCGGATCTCAATTATGACAACCCCCTGGTGCGTCAGGCCATGTTTAAGGCGATTGACTTCTGGCTCAGCCTGGGGGTCTCCGGAATTCGTTTGGATGCGGTACCGTATCTGTACGAACGGGAAGGTACTAATTGCGAGAACCTGCCGGAGACGCATGCTTTTCTCAAAGAATTGCGTCAGCAAATAGATCAAAAGCATACAAACCGAATGTTGCTGGCTGAGGCGAATCAGTGGGCGGAGGATGCCGTTGCCTACTTCGGTGAGGGAAACGAGTGCCATATGGCCTACCATTTTCCCCTCATGCCCCGGATGTTTATGGCCATTCGTATGGAAGACCGTTTCCCTATTGTTGATATTCTTCAAAATACGCCGTCTGTTCCCGAGAACTGCCAGTGGGGTCTTTTTCTCCGTAATCACGATGAGCTGACTCTGGAGATGGTTACCGACGAAGAGAGAGACTATATGTATCGGGTTTATGCGTACGATACCCAGGCCCGGATTAACCTCGGTATTCGTCGCCGTCTGGCGCCACTGCTCAACAACGACCGTAAGAAAATAGAGTTGATGAACGGCCTTCTCTTTTCCCTGCCCGGGGCGCCGATTATTTATTATGGCGATGAAATCGGCATGGGTGATAATTTCTACCTGGGTGATCGGGATGGCGTCCGTACCCCGATGCAGTGGAGCGCAGACCGGAACGCCGGTTTCTCTCGCACCAATCCGCAACGGCTGTATCTTCCGGTTAATATTGATCCTGAATATCATTACGAAGCTATCAATGTGGAGGCACAACAAAATAACCAGGACTCTCTCCTGTGGTGGATGAAACGGCTGATCGCCCTGCGAAAGCGATTCAGGGCTTTCAGCCGGGGTAATCTGCAGTTCCTGCAACCGGAAAATCGTAGAGTGCTGGCCTTTCTACGCTGTTACGGGGATGAGACTATTCTGGTGGTGGCAAATCTCTCCCGGTTGTCGCAGCATACCGGGCTTAATCTCTCCGAATTCATCGGCAAAGTACCTACCGAGATGTTCGGGCAAACGGAATTCCCCTTAATTGAAGGAGCCTTGTATCCGATCACCTTAAGCCCGTACGCCTTCTACTGGTTTTCCCTGCGGTCGGTTCGCCCTGAGCAGATTGATCTGAGTGTTTCAAGAGAAGGTGTTCCGGTGACAACGCTTACCTTGAGCAGGGATTTCTCGGATCTATATAAAAGTGGTCAGCAGATGCCTTTAGAAACAGTTTTATTACGCTACGTAAGGCAGCGCCATTGGTTTGCTGGCAAGTCTCGCTACGCCCGGTCGGGGCAAATACAGGACGTGATTAAGGTACCCGGGAGAACTACTACGGGGTACTGCTTTATGTTCCAGGTAGAGTACTACGAAGGAGAACCCGAGACCTATTTTCTGCCGGTTGCCCTGGCTTGGGGGGAAAATGCCGGCAGAGTAGTTGCCGAATTTCCCCAGGCCGTAGTGGCTCAGTTAAAACGTAAGGAGAAAGAGTTCGAAGAAAAAGGGGTCATTTACGATGCTTTGATTAACCCTGATTTTCGTGACGCCTTGCTCAATGCAGTGGACTGGCGCCGTCGGTTCAAAAGCGATAGGGGAGAGGCTATCGCCTTTCGTATTCCAAAAGTATTTCGAAGGATACGCGGGGCGTCAGGAGAAGTCCTGGAGTCACGCCTAGTCAAGGGGGAGCATACTAACACTTCGGTGGTTTATGGCGAACGACTCAAGCTTAAGATGTTTCGGCGTCTGGAAGAAGGCATTAGTCCCGAACTGGAGATCGGGCGCTTCCTTACCGAGACCGAGCGTTTTGATAACACTCCGCCAGTTGCCGGCTTTATTGAGTACCATACCAGTCGTGGTAAACCGGTCACATTGGGGGTGTTTCATAAATACGTCACTAACGAGGGTGATGCGTGGCAGTATACTATGGATTCTCTGGGGCGTTACTTCGAGTCGGCTCTTTTGCATCCGGCTGGAGAAATACCGGCGCTCTCCCGAGGCTCTCTGCTGGATGTTACCGGCCAAGAGATGCCTTCCTTGATCACCGATACAATCGGGGCTTATCTGGTTTCGGCGCAACTACTGGGCCAGCGCACTGCCGAACTTCACCTGACACTGGCTTCCGCCCTGGAGGGTCAGGACTTTGTCCCCGAACCCTTCTCCCTAACCTACCAGCGCTCTCTTTACCATGGTATGAGGGGTTTTGCCAAAAAGGTTTTATGGCTGTTGTCCCGGCGCCTTCAGTATCTTCCTGAAGAAACAAAGATGGATGCTGAGAGGGTTCTCCGGCTGGAGAATGCCATTATCGGTCGTTTCAAGGAAATTACCAGGCATAAGATTGACGGTATGCGCATCCGGTGCCACGGCAACTACCATCTGGGACATGTGCTGTATACCGGTGATGATTTTGTTATTATCGACTTTGAAGGTGAGTCGGCTCGGCGCCTGGGAGAGCGTAAGATAAAACGTTCTCCTCTCCGTGATGTCGCCGGGATGGTACGTTCATTTCACTATGCTGCTTACGTTGCCCTGCAGGGCCAAGCGTCGACAGTAGTCAGGCCTGAGGATATACCACTGCTGGAGAAGTGGGCGCATGCCTGGTACCTTTGTGTATCGGCGACGTATGTAAAGTCCTATCTGGACCTGATGGCAGATACGTTGATAATACCCCAAAATCGCGAGGATATGAAAGTTATCATGGATACCTATCTTCTGGATAAGACTATTTATGAGCTAAACTACGAGTTGAATAATCGTCCCAAATGGGTGGGCTTACCGCTGCGGGGTATATTGCAGATGTTAGAGCCAACCGATGAATCAGTCATACCAGAGAGGAAGAAGCCTAAAGAATGA